The following are encoded in a window of Halorarum salinum genomic DNA:
- a CDS encoding small ribosomal subunit Rsm22 family protein produces the protein MSVDREALRDTAKYLRNARPVDPEEIYEYLPDRPHPAVVRRALREEAFDLALFEREDGAFVPAAGGPVDPPGWEPTSFPDRYANALEDLLFERYGPDWSEGESGDRLRKTISRLKEDYYRGYDVTYDDDAALGYAIYHLPDFYAAVGYVLDALAERELLPRTIRVLDVGAGTGGPALGLHDYLPDDALVDYHAVEPSANADVLERLLDGTRRNFRSAVHRTTAEAFDPESVGEVDLLLFGNVLSELADPEAVVRDYLDALAEDGSCVLLAPADLDTSTGMRAVERAVATPDSDVTVYAPDLRLWPGEAPSDRGWSFDERPDLTVPPFQRRLDDAAPRGPEDEPGEFVNVDVKFSYAVLRTDGERRVPIVASRERHARMADSEAHVTDRVNLLAVKLSRDLAGPDANPLFKLGDGSERLEHYAVLTGESALNRDLRAAPYGAVLSFENVLVLWNDDEGAYNLVCEKETVVETLAP, from the coding sequence ATGAGCGTCGACCGCGAGGCGCTCCGCGACACGGCGAAGTACCTCCGGAACGCCCGGCCGGTCGACCCCGAGGAGATCTACGAGTACCTCCCCGACCGACCCCACCCGGCGGTCGTCCGGCGGGCGCTCCGCGAGGAGGCGTTCGACCTCGCCCTGTTCGAGCGCGAGGACGGCGCGTTCGTCCCCGCGGCCGGGGGTCCGGTCGACCCCCCGGGGTGGGAGCCGACGTCGTTCCCCGACCGGTACGCGAACGCCCTCGAGGACCTCCTGTTCGAGCGGTACGGTCCGGACTGGTCGGAGGGCGAAAGCGGCGACCGGCTCCGTAAGACGATCAGCCGGCTGAAGGAGGACTACTACCGCGGCTACGACGTCACCTACGACGACGACGCCGCGCTCGGCTACGCGATCTATCACCTGCCGGACTTCTACGCGGCCGTCGGCTACGTCCTCGACGCGCTCGCCGAGCGGGAACTGCTCCCCCGGACCATCCGCGTGCTCGACGTGGGCGCCGGAACCGGCGGTCCGGCGCTCGGCCTCCACGACTACCTGCCGGACGACGCGCTGGTCGACTACCACGCGGTCGAACCGAGCGCGAACGCGGACGTGCTCGAGCGCCTGCTCGACGGGACCCGACGGAACTTCCGGTCCGCCGTCCACCGGACGACCGCCGAGGCGTTCGACCCGGAGTCGGTCGGCGAGGTCGACCTGCTCCTGTTCGGGAACGTCCTCTCGGAACTCGCTGACCCCGAGGCGGTCGTCCGCGACTACCTCGACGCGCTGGCCGAGGACGGCTCCTGCGTACTGCTCGCGCCCGCGGACCTCGACACCTCGACTGGGATGCGCGCGGTCGAACGGGCGGTGGCGACGCCCGATTCGGACGTGACCGTCTACGCGCCGGACCTCCGGCTCTGGCCCGGCGAGGCGCCCTCGGACCGCGGCTGGTCGTTCGACGAGCGTCCGGACCTCACCGTCCCGCCGTTCCAGCGGCGGCTCGACGACGCGGCCCCGCGCGGGCCCGAGGACGAACCCGGCGAGTTCGTCAACGTCGACGTGAAGTTCTCCTACGCCGTCCTGCGGACCGACGGCGAGCGGCGCGTCCCGATCGTCGCCAGCCGCGAGCGACACGCCCGGATGGCCGACTCCGAGGCGCACGTCACCGACCGGGTGAACCTGCTCGCGGTGAAGCTCTCCCGGGACCTCGCCGGCCCCGACGCGAACCCGCTGTTCAAGCTCGGCGACGGCTCCGAGCGGCTCGAACACTACGCTGTGTTGACCGGCGAGTCGGCGCTGAACCGCGACCTCCGGGCCGCGCCGTACGGCGCCGTCCTCTCGTTCGAGAACGTCCTCGTGCTGTGGAACGACGACGAGGGCGCGTACAACCTCGTCTGCGAGAAGGAGACCGTCGTCGAGACGCTGGCGCCGTAG
- a CDS encoding DUF488 domain-containing protein: MATSSASQPLPRRGSYPPYGQISHRRPLLPVAGGVPRGVAGVRDRPRRRRPAVPGSERNPQFDADALAGALAEHGIEYVHAEALGGRRSGGRTDSPNDGWRNRSFRAYADYALTDEFRSALDRLSEYVRDHTPAITCAEAVYWRRHRCIVADWLVARGHDVVYVLGPDRADEHELTRFAAVRDGCVVYPGDGEE; encoded by the coding sequence GTGGCGACGTCGAGCGCGTCCCAACCGCTACCTCGACGGGGGTCCTACCCTCCGTATGGCCAGATTTCACACCGTCGGCCACTCCTCCCGGTCGCCGGAGGAGTTCCTCGCGGCGTTGCGGGCGTACGGGATCGACCTCGTCGTCGACGTCCGGCGGTTCCCGGTTCCGAGCGTAACCCGCAGTTCGACGCCGACGCCCTCGCCGGGGCGCTCGCGGAACACGGGATCGAGTACGTCCACGCGGAGGCGCTCGGCGGTCGCCGTTCGGGCGGCCGGACCGACTCCCCCAACGACGGCTGGCGGAACCGCTCCTTCCGGGCCTACGCGGACTACGCCCTCACCGACGAGTTCCGGAGCGCCCTCGATCGACTGTCGGAGTACGTCCGCGACCACACGCCGGCGATCACGTGCGCGGAGGCGGTCTACTGGCGCCGTCACCGGTGCATCGTCGCCGACTGGCTCGTCGCGCGGGGCCACGACGTCGTGTACGTCCTCGGTCCGGACCGGGCCGACGAACACGAACTCACGCGGTTCGCTGCGGTCCGCGACGGGTGCGTCGTCTATCCGGGGGACGGGGAGGAGTGA
- a CDS encoding ABC transporter permease — protein sequence MTVARRELASLRSEKTIVLALLIQLFVAAFSSFLVVGLVSLYDPGAGEGFTVETAVAGDDAEDLLAAVGEVDAMDGRLYDSPETAADAFAERRVDAALLVTETPQDRYEVRVLVPEGNVGTTVVVTQARQALRAFERAERGDREAHLESRTLELPPRADGSPYFGFTYTVLVPLLLFLPVFVAGSMTVDSLTEELDRGTLELLRVAPVTPTEIVEGKLLAAAGLAPVQAGLWLGLLAFDGTAVAPAGSAFETAVGVASLLALVAAAAAVVAATGAALALVAPDRRAAQTVYSLGVLGLFGAAALSPVDPANVAARLAVGTADAATYLAVGALVALGLAALAGARVVVERHSFE from the coding sequence ATCACCGTCGCCCGCAGGGAACTCGCGTCCCTCCGGAGCGAGAAGACGATCGTGCTCGCGCTGCTCATCCAGCTGTTCGTCGCGGCGTTCTCCTCGTTCCTCGTCGTCGGGCTGGTGTCGCTGTACGACCCCGGCGCCGGGGAGGGGTTCACGGTCGAGACCGCGGTGGCGGGCGACGACGCAGAGGACCTGCTGGCGGCCGTCGGCGAGGTCGACGCGATGGACGGCCGGCTGTACGACTCCCCCGAAACCGCCGCGGACGCCTTCGCCGAGCGCCGGGTCGACGCGGCGCTGCTGGTGACCGAGACGCCGCAGGATCGGTACGAGGTTCGGGTGCTCGTCCCCGAGGGCAACGTCGGGACGACCGTGGTCGTCACGCAGGCGAGGCAGGCGCTCCGGGCGTTCGAGCGGGCCGAGCGCGGCGACCGGGAGGCCCACCTGGAGTCCCGGACGCTGGAGCTCCCGCCCCGGGCGGACGGCTCCCCGTACTTCGGGTTCACGTACACCGTGCTCGTCCCACTGCTGCTGTTCCTCCCGGTCTTCGTCGCCGGCTCGATGACGGTGGACTCGCTCACCGAGGAACTGGACCGGGGGACGCTCGAACTGCTCCGCGTGGCCCCGGTGACGCCGACCGAGATCGTGGAGGGGAAGCTGCTCGCGGCGGCCGGGCTGGCGCCCGTCCAGGCTGGGCTCTGGCTCGGACTGCTGGCGTTCGACGGCACCGCCGTCGCGCCCGCCGGGTCGGCGTTCGAGACGGCGGTCGGCGTCGCGAGCCTGCTCGCGCTCGTCGCCGCCGCGGCAGCCGTCGTCGCCGCGACGGGCGCCGCGCTCGCGCTGGTCGCGCCGGACCGTCGGGCCGCCCAGACCGTCTACTCGCTGGGCGTGCTCGGCCTGTTCGGCGCCGCGGCGCTCTCGCCGGTCGACCCCGCGAACGTCGCCGCGCGGCTGGCGGTCGGGACCGCCGACGCCGCGACGTACCTCGCCGTCGGCGCGCTGGTCGCGCTCGGACTCGCCGCGCTCGCCGGGGCGCGGGTCGTGGTCGAACGCCACTCCTTCGAGTAG
- a CDS encoding ABC transporter permease — protein MRLDPRSVLRIARWEAARTAGVLDRRTAALGLVALLLAGGVAGAAAAGGGVALDRDVYRVAVPADSPYHEPVASSTPLEAVAPGTPDADVRVGDPDRSDAAATVRVGDTPRSDAALAAFRDAVEAHNDRRMAAEGNRSAAFPVSVTLSYVERDAERVDGGGGSGGAGDAGGGNGSAGGGGGSAGGAGGSDDEGGDAGSGFAVPDVAGGGLLGGQATGSPAEVSPPFPFGSLVLAFAFLVPMNFVIQAYGSSVLNERVDRRGELLLVAPVTRFDVVAGKTLPYVAASLAVTAAIALAVGGGPLSVAAVFPIALAFLAATFVGAMFARSFKELTFVTVTVSVFLTTYAFVPAIFTNVTPIALISPLTLVVRDLQPGAAATGLGEYLFSAGPFYVTSGVLFLLGTGVYREEDMFTQRAVPLKFLDALAVRLRRPRDVGTLAALSLPFVFVLELLAVAVLFVLPEGLAIVALLLVVAVIEEVAKSVAIYAGFHRSRYPATRRTALKLGALAGVGFFLAEKATAVVQLVGLDAVPVGEAAFTPGGVGVVGTAGLLAAPLALHVVTAAVAALGAARGRRGYGAGLAVAMAIHFAYDYAVVSVLG, from the coding sequence GTGAGGCTCGATCCGCGCTCCGTCCTCCGGATCGCCCGCTGGGAAGCCGCCCGGACCGCCGGCGTGCTCGACCGCCGAACCGCGGCGCTGGGGCTGGTCGCCCTGCTGCTCGCCGGCGGCGTCGCCGGCGCGGCCGCGGCCGGCGGCGGGGTCGCGCTCGACCGCGACGTCTACCGCGTCGCGGTCCCGGCCGACAGCCCGTACCACGAACCGGTCGCATCGTCGACGCCGCTGGAGGCCGTCGCCCCCGGAACGCCGGACGCCGACGTTCGCGTCGGCGATCCGGACCGCTCGGACGCCGCCGCGACCGTCCGCGTCGGCGACACGCCGCGGTCGGACGCCGCGCTCGCGGCGTTCCGCGACGCCGTCGAGGCGCACAACGACCGGCGGATGGCCGCCGAGGGGAACCGCTCGGCCGCGTTCCCGGTCTCGGTCACGCTCTCGTACGTCGAGCGGGACGCCGAGCGCGTCGACGGCGGGGGCGGTTCCGGCGGAGCCGGGGACGCCGGCGGGGGTAACGGCTCCGCGGGCGGCGGGGGCGGCTCCGCCGGCGGCGCCGGCGGCTCCGACGACGAGGGAGGCGACGCCGGGAGCGGGTTCGCCGTGCCTGACGTCGCCGGCGGCGGCCTCTTGGGCGGGCAGGCGACCGGGTCGCCCGCCGAGGTGTCCCCCCCGTTCCCGTTCGGCTCGCTCGTGCTGGCGTTCGCCTTCCTCGTGCCGATGAACTTCGTCATCCAGGCGTACGGCTCCAGCGTGCTGAACGAGCGGGTCGACCGCCGCGGTGAGCTGCTGCTCGTCGCGCCCGTCACGCGGTTCGACGTCGTCGCGGGCAAGACGCTCCCGTACGTCGCCGCCTCGCTCGCCGTGACGGCCGCCATCGCGCTCGCGGTCGGCGGCGGGCCGCTCTCGGTGGCGGCCGTGTTCCCGATCGCGCTCGCGTTCCTCGCGGCGACGTTCGTCGGCGCGATGTTCGCCCGCTCGTTCAAGGAACTCACCTTCGTCACCGTGACCGTCTCCGTGTTCCTGACGACGTACGCCTTCGTCCCCGCCATCTTCACGAACGTCACGCCGATCGCGCTCATCTCGCCGCTCACGCTCGTCGTCCGCGACCTCCAGCCGGGTGCGGCCGCGACGGGACTGGGCGAGTACCTGTTCTCCGCGGGGCCGTTCTACGTCACCTCGGGGGTCCTGTTCCTGCTCGGGACGGGCGTCTACCGGGAGGAGGACATGTTCACCCAGCGGGCGGTCCCGCTGAAGTTCCTCGACGCGCTCGCGGTCCGGCTCCGACGGCCCCGCGACGTCGGGACGCTCGCCGCGCTCTCGCTCCCGTTCGTCTTCGTGCTCGAACTGCTCGCGGTCGCGGTCCTGTTCGTGCTCCCCGAGGGACTCGCGATCGTCGCGCTGCTTCTGGTCGTCGCGGTGATCGAGGAGGTCGCAAAGAGCGTCGCGATCTACGCCGGGTTCCACCGGTCCCGGTACCCCGCGACGCGGCGGACCGCGCTGAAACTGGGCGCGCTCGCGGGGGTCGGCTTCTTCCTCGCGGAGAAGGCGACCGCGGTGGTCCAGCTCGTCGGGCTCGACGCCGTCCCCGTCGGCGAGGCCGCGTTCACGCCCGGCGGCGTGGGCGTCGTCGGAACCGCGGGACTGCTCGCCGCGCCGCTCGCGCTCCACGTCGTCACCGCCGCCGTGGCCGCGCTCGGCGCGGCCCGGGGTCGGCGGGGCTACGGCGCGGGGCTCGCCGTCGCGATGGCGATCCACTTCGCCTACGACTACGCGGTGGTGAGCGTCCTTGGCTGA
- a CDS encoding ABC transporter ATP-binding protein, with translation MIRVEGLRKVYGDFAAVQGSSFAVEPGEIFGVVGPNGAGKTTTLKSVAGLLEPTDGTVRVAGRPADDPGTRTALGFLPEESPLYEDMTARSYLRFFADLYDVPRDVADGRIESALDDLELDHRDRRLGDVSKGMKRKVAIARSLVNDPDVLVYDEPASGLDPLTTNYVLEFVRELAGSGKTVLFSAHNLHHVESICDRVAILNEGVIVARGTVESIRAEYGETTYRVFTTVPVEGSGPDGDRHVVRVGSMDAVESVRERAAAAGGEVADIRTLESTLEEIFLDVAGRPTPGSRRVTPDSEAARPVEAERPALGVEE, from the coding sequence ATGATCCGCGTCGAGGGGTTGCGGAAGGTGTACGGCGACTTCGCCGCCGTGCAGGGGAGTTCCTTCGCGGTCGAACCGGGGGAGATATTCGGCGTCGTCGGCCCGAACGGGGCCGGGAAGACGACGACGCTCAAGAGCGTCGCGGGGCTACTCGAACCCACCGACGGGACGGTGCGCGTCGCGGGCCGGCCGGCGGACGACCCGGGGACCAGGACCGCGCTGGGGTTCCTCCCGGAGGAGTCGCCGCTGTACGAGGACATGACCGCCCGCTCGTACCTCCGCTTCTTCGCGGACCTGTACGACGTGCCCCGCGACGTCGCCGACGGGCGCATCGAGTCGGCGCTCGACGACCTCGAACTGGACCACCGCGACCGCCGTCTCGGGGACGTCTCGAAGGGGATGAAGCGGAAGGTCGCCATCGCCCGGTCGCTCGTCAACGACCCGGACGTGCTGGTGTACGACGAACCCGCCTCGGGGCTGGACCCGCTGACGACGAACTACGTGCTGGAGTTCGTCCGCGAACTCGCCGGGTCCGGCAAGACGGTGCTGTTCTCCGCGCACAACCTCCACCACGTCGAGTCGATCTGCGACCGGGTCGCCATTTTGAACGAGGGGGTGATCGTCGCCCGCGGCACCGTCGAGAGCATCCGCGCGGAGTACGGAGAGACGACCTACCGGGTGTTCACGACCGTCCCCGTCGAGGGGAGCGGGCCGGACGGCGACCGACACGTCGTCCGAGTCGGGTCGATGGACGCCGTCGAGTCCGTCCGCGAGCGGGCGGCGGCGGCCGGCGGCGAGGTCGCGGACATCCGGACGCTGGAGTCGACGCTGGAGGAGATCTTCCTGGACGTGGCCGGCCGGCCGACGCCCGGGAGCCGTCGGGTGACTCCCGACTCGGAGGCTGCTCGCCCCGTCGAGGCGGAACGACCGGCGTTGGGGGTCGAGGAGTGA
- a CDS encoding OsmC family protein: MPTRQAETTWRGGKDGSGDFGTESGQVEGTFRFPTRFEDEPGTNPEELIGAAHSGCFSMQLTALLGEEGYTPDSLHTEADVHLERADGGGFEIPRIDLTLEAEIPDVDEDTFEEIAREAKETCPVSKALAGPEITLDATLAS; this comes from the coding sequence ATGCCCACGAGACAAGCCGAGACGACCTGGCGAGGCGGAAAGGACGGGAGCGGCGACTTCGGGACCGAGAGCGGGCAGGTGGAGGGAACGTTCCGGTTCCCGACCCGGTTCGAGGACGAGCCCGGGACGAACCCCGAGGAGCTCATCGGGGCGGCCCACTCCGGCTGTTTCTCGATGCAACTGACGGCGCTCCTCGGGGAGGAGGGGTACACCCCCGATAGCCTCCACACCGAGGCGGACGTCCACCTCGAACGCGCCGACGGCGGGGGCTTCGAGATCCCGCGCATCGACCTGACGCTCGAGGCCGAGATCCCGGACGTCGATGAGGACACCTTCGAGGAGATCGCACGGGAAGCCAAGGAGACCTGTCCGGTGTCGAAGGCGCTCGCCGGTCCGGAGATCACGCTCGACGCCACGCTGGCGAGCTAA
- a CDS encoding DUF5518 domain-containing protein, producing the protein MVPDSSTSSTVGSPITDGCSGALINGLVGGVAAVVLSFVPLSTLLGGAIAGYLEGGRPEDGLAVGAIAGLVVLVPFVAILSFLLFFLGFAGTPSLFGIAGLFVVVVSGLYTVGLSVLGGYLGWYLRSER; encoded by the coding sequence ATGGTTCCCGACTCCTCGACCTCCTCCACGGTCGGCTCCCCCATCACCGACGGTTGCTCCGGCGCCCTGATCAACGGACTCGTCGGCGGCGTCGCCGCCGTCGTCCTCTCGTTCGTGCCGCTGTCGACGCTCCTCGGCGGGGCGATCGCCGGCTACCTCGAAGGCGGACGCCCGGAGGACGGCCTCGCCGTGGGCGCGATCGCCGGACTGGTCGTGCTCGTCCCGTTCGTGGCGATCCTCTCGTTCCTGCTGTTCTTCCTCGGGTTCGCCGGTACCCCCTCGCTGTTCGGCATCGCCGGGCTGTTCGTCGTCGTCGTCAGTGGACTGTACACCGTCGGGTTGAGCGTTCTCGGCGGCTATCTCGGGTGGTACCTCCGGTCTGAGCGGTGA
- a CDS encoding carbonic anhydrase yields MERTLVELLRSNAEHAREFGSRFDAVQDSQRPDVVTVCCSDSRVLADSLWGNDEPGRIFTCCNVGNRVVQRTDAGEAVSGDVLYPLEHTGTGAAVVVGHTGCGAVTAAYDDLTEGVSEPAGIEHCLGLLEPRLEAGVESLPPDLPRAEAVNRLVEYNVDRQVEFLLESDDVPGHVDVVGVVYDFQDVYSARRGELHVVNVGGVTDVGALRDEHPEIDSRIDRLWEY; encoded by the coding sequence ATGGAACGGACGCTGGTCGAGCTGTTACGGAGCAACGCGGAGCACGCGAGGGAGTTCGGGTCCCGGTTCGACGCCGTCCAGGACTCCCAGCGGCCGGACGTCGTCACGGTCTGCTGTTCGGACTCCCGCGTCCTGGCGGACAGCCTCTGGGGGAACGACGAGCCCGGACGGATCTTCACGTGTTGCAACGTCGGAAACCGCGTCGTCCAGCGGACCGACGCCGGGGAGGCCGTCTCGGGCGACGTCCTCTATCCGCTCGAACACACGGGAACCGGGGCCGCCGTCGTCGTCGGACACACGGGTTGCGGGGCGGTCACGGCGGCGTACGACGACCTGACGGAGGGGGTCTCCGAGCCCGCCGGCATCGAGCACTGCCTCGGCCTGCTGGAACCGCGCCTCGAGGCGGGCGTCGAGTCGCTCCCCCCGGACCTCCCCCGCGCGGAGGCGGTGAACCGGCTCGTCGAGTACAACGTCGACCGGCAGGTCGAGTTCCTCCTCGAAAGCGACGACGTCCCGGGCCACGTCGACGTCGTCGGCGTCGTGTACGACTTTCAGGACGTCTACTCCGCACGTCGCGGGGAACTCCACGTGGTCAACGTCGGCGGCGTGACCGACGTCGGGGCGCTTCGGGACGAGCATCCCGAGATCGACTCGCGGATCGATCGGCTCTGGGAGTACTGA
- a CDS encoding multicopper oxidase domain-containing protein, with the protein MTQTDYDRAAAVTELLEDRLVGSLAGDAGVDRRTVLGGIGVAGSAALGIGSTRAGATPGHGDGNDHGDFGTVDEYRGSGFDPHEFLTTFNTGEDGQESVPQRVYEEDGRTVREFEFTAVDTTITIAPGVEFEAWAFNGQVPGPTIRAVEGDLIRIEFENLGRHAHTIHPHLRNLSPEMDGVPQNGPGVLDTGESFTYEWIARPAGTHLYHCHSLPLKEHVHRGLYGTVVVDPDPERVAENPREYVNYHGPITDEFRDLLVEEARTRNHEHAENDAVNEMVMVMNSFDTNFDGENEVYAVNTRAFAYGVGETDGKGGWRAGETKRPIRIDGTERQRVYLANTTEFDFINSFHTHSQFFDYYDHGTTLLPTSKNVDTIMQTQAQRGIVELDYSDHRPGLYMFHAHQSEFAELGWMSFFEVI; encoded by the coding sequence ATGACGCAGACAGACTACGACAGGGCGGCCGCGGTGACGGAACTGCTCGAAGACCGACTCGTCGGGTCGCTCGCCGGCGACGCGGGCGTCGACCGCCGGACGGTGCTCGGCGGCATCGGCGTCGCCGGGAGCGCGGCGCTGGGGATCGGGAGCACGCGGGCGGGCGCGACCCCCGGACACGGCGACGGGAACGATCACGGTGACTTCGGCACCGTCGACGAGTATCGGGGTTCCGGGTTCGACCCCCACGAGTTCCTGACGACGTTCAACACGGGGGAGGACGGCCAGGAGTCGGTCCCCCAGCGGGTGTACGAGGAGGACGGGCGGACCGTCCGGGAGTTCGAGTTCACCGCGGTCGACACGACGATCACGATCGCGCCCGGCGTCGAGTTCGAAGCGTGGGCGTTCAACGGTCAGGTCCCGGGCCCGACGATCCGCGCCGTCGAGGGCGACCTGATCCGGATCGAGTTCGAGAACCTCGGCCGGCACGCCCACACGATCCACCCGCACCTGAGGAACCTCTCCCCGGAGATGGACGGGGTTCCACAGAACGGGCCCGGCGTGCTCGACACGGGCGAGTCGTTCACGTACGAGTGGATCGCCCGGCCGGCCGGGACGCACCTCTACCACTGCCACTCGCTCCCGCTCAAGGAGCACGTCCACCGCGGCCTCTACGGCACGGTCGTCGTCGATCCGGACCCCGAACGCGTCGCGGAGAACCCGCGCGAGTACGTCAACTACCACGGGCCGATCACCGACGAGTTCCGCGACCTGCTCGTGGAGGAGGCACGCACCCGGAACCACGAGCACGCCGAGAACGACGCCGTCAACGAGATGGTGATGGTGATGAACTCGTTCGACACGAACTTCGACGGCGAGAACGAGGTGTACGCCGTGAACACCCGGGCGTTCGCGTACGGCGTGGGCGAGACCGACGGCAAGGGCGGCTGGCGGGCGGGCGAGACGAAACGGCCCATCCGGATCGACGGGACCGAACGCCAGCGGGTGTATCTGGCGAACACGACCGAGTTCGACTTCATCAACTCGTTCCACACGCACTCGCAGTTCTTCGACTACTACGACCACGGGACGACGCTGTTGCCGACGAGCAAGAACGTCGACACGATCATGCAGACGCAGGCCCAGCGGGGGATCGTCGAACTGGACTACTCGGACCACCGGCCGGGGCTGTACATGTTCCACGCCCACCAGTCGGAGTTCGCGGAACTCGGCTGGATGAGCTTCTTCGAGGTGATCTAG
- a CDS encoding ZIP family metal transporter codes for MAGKPRDAEPDGGVTAEEGVARPYGLPRWATAALPLVLLVLVLGAFVLASPLSGVQSGEPLPEVTVSHATLPADDTVVLHVTNDGPEPVTVSQVLVNDAYWNFRVEGSGGDRTLEPRERARVVVPYHWNPGWDLEVALVLSDGTTIGHDVEAPRPSPGFDADVLWTLAVVGLFVGVIPVAIGMLWFPYIRSMSDRALHAVLLFAAGVLGFLAVDAGFEAFELVERIPGAYEGELLVVSGVLGALLLVQSISAWREGRVGDGDGRAGSGLQVAYLVALGIGLHNLAEGLAIGSSFALGRASLGAFLVVGFMLHNVTEGPAVVAPVAREERPALWHFVALGLLAGAPVVLGGWIGGLAYSPTIGAFFLAIGVGAILQVGLEIARMVRAAGGRVASATNLLAFLAGFGVMYATDLLVVL; via the coding sequence ATGGCCGGGAAGCCACGCGACGCCGAGCCGGACGGGGGAGTGACGGCCGAGGAGGGGGTCGCCAGGCCGTACGGACTCCCCCGATGGGCCACGGCGGCGTTGCCCCTCGTGTTGCTCGTCCTCGTCCTGGGCGCGTTCGTGCTGGCGTCGCCGCTCTCCGGCGTCCAGAGCGGCGAGCCGCTCCCGGAGGTGACGGTGAGCCACGCCACGCTGCCCGCTGACGACACGGTCGTCCTCCACGTCACCAACGACGGCCCGGAACCGGTCACCGTCTCGCAGGTGCTGGTCAACGACGCCTACTGGAACTTCCGGGTCGAGGGGAGCGGCGGCGATCGGACGCTCGAACCCCGGGAACGAGCGCGCGTGGTCGTCCCGTACCACTGGAACCCCGGCTGGGACCTCGAGGTCGCCCTCGTGCTCTCGGACGGCACGACGATCGGCCACGACGTCGAGGCTCCACGACCGTCGCCCGGCTTCGACGCCGACGTCCTGTGGACGCTTGCGGTCGTCGGGCTGTTCGTCGGCGTGATCCCGGTCGCGATCGGAATGCTGTGGTTCCCGTACATCCGGTCGATGAGCGACCGCGCGTTGCACGCCGTCCTCCTGTTCGCCGCCGGCGTGCTCGGCTTCCTGGCGGTCGACGCCGGGTTCGAGGCGTTCGAACTCGTCGAACGGATCCCCGGCGCCTACGAGGGCGAACTGCTGGTCGTCTCCGGCGTCCTCGGGGCGCTGCTCCTCGTGCAGTCGATCAGCGCCTGGCGCGAGGGACGCGTCGGAGACGGTGACGGGCGGGCGGGAAGCGGGCTCCAGGTCGCGTACCTGGTCGCGCTCGGGATCGGCCTCCACAACCTGGCCGAGGGGCTGGCGATCGGGAGCTCGTTCGCGCTCGGGCGGGCGTCCCTCGGCGCGTTCCTCGTCGTCGGGTTCATGCTCCACAACGTCACCGAGGGCCCGGCGGTGGTCGCCCCGGTCGCCCGCGAGGAGCGCCCGGCGCTGTGGCACTTCGTGGCGCTCGGTCTCCTCGCGGGCGCGCCAGTCGTCCTCGGGGGGTGGATCGGCGGCCTCGCGTACTCGCCGACGATCGGCGCGTTCTTCCTCGCGATCGGCGTCGGCGCGATCCTCCAGGTCGGCCTGGAGATTGCGAGGATGGTCCGTGCCGCGGGCGGCCGCGTCGCGAGCGCGACGAACCTGCTCGCATTCCTCGCCGGCTTCGGCGTCATGTACGCGACCGACCTCCTCGTGGTCCTCTAG
- a CDS encoding plastocyanin/azurin family copper-binding protein has protein sequence MPSGSCDRRSFVRLGGAALSAVPTVGCLRRRPTAARRVTMTDAFAFDPRTATVGAGRTVRWENESDVGHTVTAYGDAVPSDARYFASGGFDSERAARAGVTEGLVPPGGEYEHAFEEPGTYGYFCIPHESSGMVGTVRVE, from the coding sequence ATGCCATCCGGCTCCTGCGATCGCCGGTCGTTCGTACGCCTCGGCGGCGCGGCGCTGTCGGCGGTGCCGACCGTCGGGTGTCTGCGCCGCCGGCCGACGGCCGCCCGCCGCGTCACGATGACCGACGCGTTCGCGTTCGATCCGCGGACGGCGACGGTCGGGGCCGGCCGGACCGTCCGCTGGGAGAACGAGAGCGACGTCGGTCACACGGTCACCGCCTACGGGGACGCGGTCCCGTCCGACGCCCGGTACTTCGCGAGCGGCGGCTTCGACTCCGAGCGAGCCGCGAGGGCCGGCGTGACCGAGGGACTCGTCCCTCCCGGCGGCGAGTACGAGCACGCGTTCGAGGAACCCGGGACGTACGGGTACTTCTGTATCCCACACGAGAGCTCCGGGATGGTCGGGACGGTCCGGGTGGAGTAG
- a CDS encoding putative quinol monooxygenase: MADRIVYVDRSAVRDGKLAELEAAMSELVEFVGANVPGMLSYDVYFSDDGARMTVVHTHADPASLATHMDVAGPKFPPIGEFVDLEAIDVYGRPGEELVQRLRGKATELGSGTVSVHDRHDGFDRNSVP, from the coding sequence ATGGCTGACCGAATCGTGTACGTCGACCGATCCGCCGTGCGCGACGGGAAGCTGGCGGAACTCGAGGCGGCGATGTCCGAACTGGTGGAGTTCGTCGGGGCGAACGTGCCCGGGATGCTGTCGTACGACGTCTACTTCAGCGACGACGGCGCGCGGATGACGGTGGTGCACACACACGCCGATCCGGCGTCGCTGGCGACCCACATGGACGTCGCGGGGCCGAAGTTCCCCCCGATCGGGGAGTTCGTCGACCTCGAGGCCATCGACGTGTACGGTCGGCCGGGCGAGGAGCTCGTCCAGCGGCTGAGGGGGAAGGCTACGGAGCTAGGGAGCGGGACCGTGTCGGTTCACGACCGCCACGACGGCTTCGATCGCAATTCGGTCCCCTGA